The Rhodococcus sp. ABRD24 genome contains the following window.
GCGTCACCGAGGATGCCGAGCGTTTTGTAGCCCATCTTCTCGAACGCGCCGCAGTAAACCTCGGCGTACTGCTTGAGAGAATTCGGGATCATGAACGAGTAGCCGTTGTCCGGCTTGTTCGCGAACGCGTCGGACAGCACGACCGGCGCGATGGCCGGGATCTCGGACTGCTGCAGCACCGACTTCGCCTGGATCACTGAGCCCGATCCGGTGGCGAGCAGGATCGCGCTCGAGCCGTGGTCGACGAGCTTGCGGATGATCGACGGTGTCTTGGTGGGGCTGGACTCGTCGTTCTCGACGACCAGGCGCACCCGCTTGCCGTTGATCCCGCCGTCGGCGTTGACCAGATCGACCGCGAGCCTGGCGGTGCTACCGGCGATGGTGCTGTACGACGCACCGGGACCGGTCGAGTCCTCGTCGAGACCGATCACGATCTCGTCCGGCGACACCTCACCCGCGGATCCGCATCCAGCGACGCCGAGGGTTCCCACGGCAGCTGCCACCGCCGCAACGACGACCCTTCCGATTCTCACAACCGACTCCCGTCTCAAGCCGACCTTCAAGCGCTTGGTCAATCAAGCAACCGCTTGATTGACCAAACGCGACAGGAGTATGCCCTGCGTCACACTTGGAAGTCAACGTGGCGAGAGATCAGCGATGGGACAGGGTTTCAGTTCCCGCGCAGCAGACGCAGTTCGCGGATCGCTTCCTTGAGCTCGCGGACGTCGCGTCGCAGGTCGTCGAGTTCCGAATCGTTCGCCGCGGGAGCATTCGCGGTGGCCGCAACTCGACCGGTGACCTCGGATTGCCGCACGGGTCCGGGCGCAGCCTTGGCCGAGGCCGATCCCGCCGGCCCACCCGACGCGAACCCGTCGAGGAACACCGCGATCAGGTCGTGGCGCAGACGCTCAGCATCATGCGCGAGCGAGGCGCGATTGAATCGCACCGTCGACCACACGGATTCGCGGAGCATTCGGTGGAAGTGCTGCTGATCGATGTCCTGACGGAACTCGCCCGACTCGACGCCGCGGGCGATGGCGTCGGCCCAGTAATCGTGGGCCCGGCGCACCGCCACGGAGATCGGGCTGTCATCCGGCTGCGACGAGAGCCCGCTCTCGTTCTGATAGATCTCGGTGGCGAACGGATGATCGGCGGCTGCCTCGAACGAGACGGCCACCATATGGTCGAGGCGCTCCCTGCCGGTCTCCCCGGTGACCTGCGCCGCCTCGTAGCGCTCGTTGAGGTCGTCGACGAACGCGATGACGATCTCGAAGACGATCGCATCCTTGGAACCGAAGTAGTGATAGAGGCTGCCGGACAGGATGCCGACCTCGTCGGCGATGTCCCGCACGGTGGTGCTCGCGACGCCGCGCTCACTGAACAGCTTCGCCGCGTGAAATAGAATTTCTTCTCGCCGGGTCGATCCCACCTGACGACTCCCCTTCAACGGTGCCGGATGCAGTACCGACCCATCCCAATCGAACGCTTGCTTGACGATCTGATGTTACACGGCTCGGCCGGCTGACCCGGATCGCGTCGGGGCCGCCCTGCCACCACACGGAAAGCCGTCCCGCGGCGGGCTCGCCGGTCTACGCTCCAGGCTGGTGGGCGCCCGACGTGTCAGCGTCCGCCCGCCCAGAGGGCGATCGAACCGCCGGAGCACTCAGGAGGGCCGCGTGACCGCGTACGAAGAGAAGGTCGGTAACCACGCCACGCCGCGGATCCAGCCGGGACGGTTCAAGGATCTCGGGCCGGTGAACTGGGCCACGTGGCGGGTGCTCTCGCTCGGCTCGCGCACCCGCGACGCCAAACTATTCAGCACGCTCGGCCGCACCGGTGGACTGTTCCGCGGCTGGCTGCACTACTCCGGTGTCCTGATGCTGCTGCCCGGCACCAAGCTGTCGCGGTTCGAAATCGAACTGGTGATCCTGCGCGTCGCGCACCTACGGGACTGCGAGTACGAGATGGATCACCATATCCGGCTCGGCCGCCGCGCCGGGGTGACGCCACAGATCCTCGAGCGGGTGCTGGCCGGCCCGTCCGATCCCGACTGGAGCCCCCGGCACCGAGCTATGCTGACGGCGGTAGATCAGCTGGTGACCAGCAAGAACGTCGATGATCCGGAGTGGTCGGCGCTGGCCGCGCACCTCGACGATCGACGGCTCGTCGAGTTCTGCCTGCTGGTCACGCAATACGACGGACTGGCCACCACGATCGACACCCTGCGAGTCCAGCCGGACTTCTGATCCGCCACCGATGGCACACTGATGGCGTGGACCCTGAGCAACTCCGAACCGATTTCTCCCGTTTCATGATGTCGTACCGGTCCGGAATCGCCCAGCTGATGACGCGGGTGCGCGTCCTCGAGGACGAGTTCACCCACATCAATCTGAACAACCCCATCGAGCACGTCACGTCCCGCTTGAAGACGCCCGAGAGCATCATGCGCAAGGCACAGCGCATCGGCATCCCGCTCACTCTCGACGACGTCCGCGCGAACGTTCTCGACATCGCCGGGGTGCGGATCACGTGCAGCTTCATCTCCGACACGTACCGCGTCGCCGACATGATCACCGGCCAGCCGGACATCGAGGTGCGCGAAGTGGAGGACTACATCGCGCACCCCAAACCCAACGGCTACAAGAGCCTGCACCTGATCGTCGAGGTGCCCGTGTACATGAGCGACCGCGTGCAGCAGGTGCCGATCGAACTCCAGATCCGCACCATCGCAATGGACTTCTGGGCGAGCCTCGAACACAAGATCTACTACAAGTTCAATCGGGAGGTCCCACCCGAGCTGCTGGCCGAGCTCACCGAGGCCGCCGAGACCGCGCACCGGCTCGATATGAAGATGGAACGGCTCAACGACGAGTTCGCCAAGCTCAAGGCTCAACCGGGTGTCGTAGACGACGCCCCCGAGCTCGCGCTGCCACCACAGCTGCTCGACGCGCTCAACCTGCGGCTGCAGAGCTAGGCCTGCCGTCTGCCTCGTTCGGTCGGAAGCTGCTC
Protein-coding sequences here:
- a CDS encoding TetR/AcrR family transcriptional regulator — its product is MGSTRREEILFHAAKLFSERGVASTTVRDIADEVGILSGSLYHYFGSKDAIVFEIVIAFVDDLNERYEAAQVTGETGRERLDHMVAVSFEAAADHPFATEIYQNESGLSSQPDDSPISVAVRRAHDYWADAIARGVESGEFRQDIDQQHFHRMLRESVWSTVRFNRASLAHDAERLRHDLIAVFLDGFASGGPAGSASAKAAPGPVRQSEVTGRVAATANAPAANDSELDDLRRDVRELKEAIRELRLLRGN
- a CDS encoding carboxymuconolactone decarboxylase family protein, producing MTAYEEKVGNHATPRIQPGRFKDLGPVNWATWRVLSLGSRTRDAKLFSTLGRTGGLFRGWLHYSGVLMLLPGTKLSRFEIELVILRVAHLRDCEYEMDHHIRLGRRAGVTPQILERVLAGPSDPDWSPRHRAMLTAVDQLVTSKNVDDPEWSALAAHLDDRRLVEFCLLVTQYDGLATTIDTLRVQPDF
- a CDS encoding GTP pyrophosphokinase family protein; amino-acid sequence: MDPEQLRTDFSRFMMSYRSGIAQLMTRVRVLEDEFTHINLNNPIEHVTSRLKTPESIMRKAQRIGIPLTLDDVRANVLDIAGVRITCSFISDTYRVADMITGQPDIEVREVEDYIAHPKPNGYKSLHLIVEVPVYMSDRVQQVPIELQIRTIAMDFWASLEHKIYYKFNREVPPELLAELTEAAETAHRLDMKMERLNDEFAKLKAQPGVVDDAPELALPPQLLDALNLRLQS